The Candidatus Atribacteria bacterium ADurb.Bin276 DNA segment GCTCCTCCGAAGGTGTAAAGGAAGTCAACAAACTGAGATGTTGCAGCGGCACGTCTTCCTCGCAAGGTAATTCCGTGCAGATCGATTTTTCCATCTCCATCATAGTCAAGGTTCAGTTTCTGAGCAGCAGCCTCCAGCTCTTTCATGGTTTGCGGAACATCAATTCCATTTTCACTCAATAAATCTTTTCGATAGGCGAGAAGAGATGTTTCACTTTGAATGGAGATACTGTGCTGTTTTCCGGAAAAATTGCCTCCTTGTTTCAGACCTCCAAAAAAGTCATTAAAATCCCATTCAGGGGGTGTCATTTCGGGATTATTAATAAAATCATCCAATGGGTAGGTCCACCCCTCTGTTGCGTAATGAAGGCCTGCTTGTCCAGGCATGATCATAAACACATCGAGATCAGCGATTCCAGAAGTTACCTCGATCAGTCGTTTGGCTCGAAATTGGTCTTCCGGAAAAACCTCAACTACTAACTTTATTCCAGTCGCTTTTTCGAATTCCGGTATTTTCTTTTCGATGAATTCCTGCCATACATGCCGATTGAAGAGAAGTCGTAATGTTGTTCCCTCATAAGGACTTTCACCTAGCGCTGCCATCTGGATCCCCAGAACCAGGACAAACGATATTACCGTAATAATAAATAAACGTTTCATTTTTTCCCTCCTTTTTTATTTATAAGAAAATCCTTTTTTTATTTTTGATGTCACCTCCTACAAAAAAATCAGTTTTTTAGGAAAAGTATG contains these protein-coding regions:
- a CDS encoding putative ABC transporter-binding protein precursor; this translates as MKRLFIITVISFVLVLGIQMAALGESPYEGTTLRLLFNRHVWQEFIEKKIPEFEKATGIKLVVEVFPEDQFRAKRLIEVTSGIADLDVFMIMPGQAGLHYATEGWTYPLDDFINNPEMTPPEWDFNDFFGGLKQGGNFSGKQHSISIQSETSLLAYRKDLLSENGIDVPQTMKELEAAAQKLNLDYDGDGKIDLHGITLRGRRAAATSQFVDFLYTFGGAWKDAEGNWALGKPEAIQAFNFYGKLLREYGPPGATDIHWYESTSYFMTGKAAMIYDANNFNILYEDPEKSEIVGKVGYSVIPAGPTNLRLPHVSHWDLAIHSNSKKKEAAWQFILWATNKENILEAHLAGIPSPRNSSWESEAFLAENAYPDWTEATTISYEIGNPVWNPPVVNVPEARDVVGDIIVSAIAGEDIEPLIPSAIQRLLSIEARD